TTTCGCCACCCAATCTCGGATCGTCTCATGGCTGACCGTGATGCCGCGTTCTGCCAAAAGATCCTCAACGTCCCGCAGGCTGAGGGCGAAACGGTGGTAGGCCCAAACGGCATAGCCAATGACCGAGCGTGGAAAGCGATACCCCTTCAGGGCCGACGACGGAACAGACAATATCATCGATTTGCGTTAGACTCACAGCCTGCGACAGACAACCTGACAAAGCCCGGGGCAGGGGAGCTGCATCTCGAGCGTAGCTTCTATGGCAGGCTCAGCGGTCGGGCGGCGTGATGGGGCAGGGGGTCAGAGACCGGCTGCCTTGGTCAGGTTCACGCGGAACCGGTCACGACGGCGCTGGTAGCGACGAGTCATCTCGGCCGAGGCATGCCCCAGCTGCTTCTGAACGTAGCGCTCGTCGACTTCCGCCGAACTGGCGAGGCCGGCGCGCAGCGAGTGACCGGAGAACAGTGCGAGGCGCTCTTTTTCGGTTAGCTCGGATCGGATGCCAGCGTCGAGGACGGTGCGCTTGATCAGGCGCGCGACATGCTTGTCATTGAGCCGTGTGTCGAAGGCGCGTTTGCCATCGCGCGAGGTGCCGACGAAGACCGGGCCGAAGTCGATCCTGGCGAAGTGCAACCATTGCTCGAGTGCATATACGGGGCAGGTCTGAGCCTTGGAGCCGCGGCCGATCTCGACTTCGCGCCAGCCGGTCTTGGCATTGAGGGTCAGGAGGGCGCCCTTATCGAAGATCTCGATCCAGCCGCCGGAATGCGGTGTGTCGTCTTTGTGCACGTCGAGGCTGACGATTTCGGAACGGCGCAGACCTCCGGCGTATCCCAGCAGCAAGATCGCGCGATCCCGCAGTCCGCGCAGATCGAAAGAAAGGGTGGCGACCATCGCGAGGATGTCCTCCGCCAGGATCGCTTCCTTCTGCACCGGTGGCCGCGCATGCTTGCGCTTGATTCCCGCCAGTACCGTGGCGATGTGCCGGTTCTTGCGGTCGAGGGAAAAGCCGCGCTGTGCGTAGTTCCAGGCGAGGCCCGACAGGCGGCGGTCGATCGTCGAGACCGATAGGGCAGGGGCGGGGCCCGACCCGGACGCCAGGTCCGCGAGATAAAGACCGATCATTTCAGGGGACGGCGGCAGCGGCTCAGCGCCCTTCATTCGGCACCAGCGCGCAAAATGCGCCCAATCCTTCGTATAAGCCCTCAGTGTGTTGTCCGACGTAGCGGCGCGAGCATAGTCGCGGGCGGTGTCGACCAGCCGGTCGAGGGTGCCGGAGCCGGCCACAAAGGACGGCAGGCTCAAGGCGTCGCCGTCAGGGCGATCTCTCTCACTGCCCTCGCTGGACGAAGACCCGTTTGGCGGCTCTGAGGTCGATTTCTCGGTGTTTTCTGACATGTCGCGGAGCATAGGCTTTGTCAGGTTGTCTGTCGCAGGCTGTGAGTCTAACGCAAATCGATGATATTGTCTGTTCCGTCGTCGGCCCTGAAGGGGTATCGCTTTCCACGCTCGGTCATTGGCTATGCCGTTTGGGCCTACCACCGTTTCGCCCTCAGCCTGCGGGACGTTGAGGATCTTTTGGCAGAACGCGGCATCACGGTCAGCCATGAGACGATCCGAGATTGGGTGGCGAAATTTGGAACGCAGATTGCGGCCAAGATCCGACGTGATCGCGATCAGCCCGCTGACAAGTGGCACTTGGACGAAGTTGTGATCCCGATCCGCGGGAAGAAGCACTGGCTCTGGCGCGCGGTCGATGGCAACGGAGATACGCTTGAAATCCTTATGCAATCGCGCCGAAACGCTAACGCAGCAAAGCAGTTTCTCCGGAAACTCATGAAGCGTTGGGGCACTCCTCGGGTCATAGTGACGGATAAATTGCGCAGTTACGGCGTTGCGATCCGCGAGCTTTGTCCTGGCGCTGATCATCGGTCACACAAGGGACTGAACAACCGCAGCGAGGCATCACATCGGCACACCCGTCGACGAGAGAAGATATTCGGCCGGTTCAAATCAGCCAGACACGCCCAGATGTTCCTGTCCGTCCATGATCAAACTGCCGTTCTCTTTCGCCCGAAACGCCACCGCCTCACCGCCGCCGATTACCGCCAAACAAGAACAGAGGCCCTTGGCCTCTGGGCGCGCTACGTCCGCGAAATCGTTGCCTGATGCTGCCGCATCAGCTTATGATCCAACCGTTGGGAAACAACCTGACAAAGCCCCTGCGGCTCAAGGAATGGCTTTTCCTGGCGATGACCGGGGTCTTGAAGGCCGAGGCAGGCAGCCTGCTGCCGGCATGGGGTGACTGGCGCAGTGGCCGACCGTCGGGCGACGTGGCAGAGATCCTGAGGCTGGATAAGGGGATCGAGGTCCTGCCAGAGATCGTATCGGGGGCTGAATGCGTTGCCGACCTGTCAAGCGACGCAGCCGAGCGGTTGGGACTGCCCGAAGGCATGCCTGTCGTCCTGGGTCCGGGCGATGTGCAGTCAAGCCTGATCGGGCTTGGTGTCGGTCCCGGCTTGTCGCGGTCGCGCGCTTCGATCTTCGGGACAAGCGCGATCCACGGCGGCTATTTTGAATCGGTCGACGATATCGGGGAAAAATTGTCCGGCGCGATGGTCCAGCTGTCCGCCACGGGGCAGGGGTTCATCTGCTTTCACCCCAGCTTCAATGGTGGAACGACTTTCCGACACGTCCGGGATGTGCTGAATGGCAAGCGGTGCGAGAATGACGGACCGGCATATTCTTCGCTTGTGTTGCATCCATTTTTCGAACCCGGTGGCGAGCGCGCACCGATCACCCATCCGCATGCCACAGCTTCATTGTTTGGCATGAGTTCGGCGACCAGCCCCGGCGAAGTTGACTGGGCCGCCCGCGAGGCTTTGGCATTTCTCACGAAGCTCAGCCATGCCGACCTGGGGATGGTGGACGGCCAGGCCATCGCCGTGGGCGGTGGCGTGGCACGGGATGACGGTTTCCTGCAGCTGCTTGCCTCGGTCCTGGAGCGACCGGTTCGTCCTCACAGGGGCGGCGATGCCGCTTTGCGCGGGTTGGCGGCCATCGCGATGGGCGCACTTCGGGCGCGGGGGGCAAAGCTCGATGTGGTCGAAGCCTACCTGTCGCCGACCGGTGAAGAAATCGCGCCCGAAGAGGGGCCGGTGCGCGACTATCTGGGGCTCAAATTCGATCTGTTCGAGAGGTTGCTGAAGGACAGCGCACGCCATTGGGATGCGCTGCACGAGGTTGGGGAGGCAGCCAGAAAGCTGAGGGAGAACGGGCGGACCGGCGCCGCAGGCGGCACCTGAAAACGGTTGCCATGGGAGGAGTGAATGAAGGTTTCGAAGGCTGGGAGTCTCAGCGTCAATGCCGTTCGGTCGACGCACCGCTTGCGCCGAACCGGTATTGCCGGGTGGCATCAGGTGATGCTGTGCCAGACCGCGCGACCAAGCTTTGCCAACCGGCACCCTGCACCACATTTGACCCTGGACCCGGGGCGCTGAGTGATCGCCGCGTGCCATCATAAGCGGGCCATGCCTGCCGCCACGGCGCAGCAGGACACCCTGCTGCGCGACCTCGGGAGGATCTGTGGCGAAAGCAATGTGGTGACGGGTCGGCAAACCGACGGATACGCGCGCGACTGGCGCGGACAGTATCCCTCGCGGCCCCTGGCTGTCGTGCGCCCCGGCACCACCGAAGACGTATCGGCCATCCTGCGGCTGGCAAACGATCGGAAATGTCCGGTCGTGCCGATTGGCGGCAACACCGGCCTGGTCGGTGGCACGCAGACCGATGACGGGCTGATGGTATCGCTTGAGCGGATGAAGGACATCCGGTCCGTCGATCCTGCGGGGCGTACCGCCTGTGTCGATGCGGGCATCACTGTCGAAGAGCTGAACCGCCAGGTTGCGGCATATGGCCTGCGCTTTCCCCTCGCCTTCGGCGCCCAGGGTTCGGCCATGATCGGCGGTGCGCTTTCCACAAATGCAGGCGGGGCGAATGTGCTGGCCTTCGGCATGGCCCGTTCGCTCTGTCTCGGGCTGGAGGTCGTTCTTCCTGACGGTCGGATTCTCAATGACATGGTCGCACTGCGAAAGAACAATACCGGATACGACCTCAAACAGCTTTTCATAGGGGCGGAAGGCACGCTTGGTCTGATCACGGGCGCTGTCGTGACGTTGACCGATCTGCCGATGACCTATGCGACGGCGCTGATCAGCGTGGGATCCATCAGGGACGGTTTGACGGCGCTGGATCGACTGCGCCGGGCTTGCGGCAGTCAACTCGAAGCGTTCGAGATCATGCCCGCGAGCTATTTGCGCCGCCTGAAGGCCAGCCGGGGGACGCCGACAGTCCCATTCTCAGAGATACCGAGCGCGGCAATTCTTGTGGAAATCGCATCTTCCTCAACTGCCGACTGCACCTCGGACGAACAGGGGGCGACCCCATTGACCGAGCGGCTTATCGCGGCGTTGGGCGATTGTATCGGCGCAAACATCCTGGCCGATGCGGTGGTCGCTCATAATGCCAACCAGCGGGCAGAACTTTGGCGACTGAGAGACATCGCTTCGGAAATGACAAAGGGGCTTGCCCCGGTGGTCGCGGCAGATGTTTCTGTTCCGCTGAACCTGATCGAAAAGTTCGAGCCGAGCCTCGAAGACCATGTCAGGGCAATTGACCCCGATGCGCTGATCTGGACCGTCGGACATCTGGGCGATGGCAACCTGCATGTGGTTGTCTGCACCGACGACAAGACGCCCGAACACATGGCCCGTATCCGCAGCGTGATCGACGATATGACGCTGCGCTTTCAAGGCAGTTTTTCCGCCGAACACGGTATCGGAACCCAGAAGCTGGCCAGCATGGCCGCTTTCAAGTCACCCGTGGCTCTGGACCTGATGGAGGGCATCAAGGCGGTTTTCGACCCGAACCGGATCATGAACCCGGGCAAGGTCCTGCCGGATCGCTTACCCGGCAAGACCTACGAAAAGTAAGCAAACACAGCCAATGGAGAGGAGATACACTGTGAAGATACAATCAAGAAACCTGCTGAGAGGGCTGGCCATCGGCACCTGTGCCGTCATGACCGCGTCGGTTGCCTTTGCTGCCGAGTACACGATGAAATTTTCGATCAGCGATACCGAGATCACGGAAGAGCACTTCACGCACACGCCGCTTCGCGCCTTTGAAAAGGAGATCGAGGAAAAAAGCGACGGTCGCATCGACGTTCAGATCTACTGGAGCGGCCAGCTGGGCAAGACCGACAGTGTGGTCAACATGGTGTCAAACGGGCTTGTCGAAGCCATCATGGGTGCCGACGGCTTTGCGTCGCCCTATGATCAGAACATCCAGGTTCTGGGCATTCCCTACCTCTTCAATGATCGCGAAGCCGCTTACGAAGTGCTGGACGGTCAATGCGGCAAGATGCTGACGGAGAGTCTGCTTGAAAAGAGCGGGTTGCGCGCGGCAGTCTGGCACGAAAACGGCGGTTATCGGAACTATTCCGCGAACAAGCCGCTGACATCGGTAGAGGATCTTCAGGGATTGAAGATCCGCACCATGAACAACCCCGTTCACATGGAGATCGTGAACTCCCTCGGTGCCTCGCCAACCCCGATTCCGTGGCAGGATCTGTACACCGCACTGCAGACAGGTGTCGTGGACGGGCAGGAAAACTCGCTGGCCATCTTCCGAATTCCAAAGCTGGAAGAGGTTCAAAAGCACATCATCATGGATGGTCACGTCTATTCCCCCGGTGCCCTGTACTTCAGCAAGACATGGTGGGATTCCCTGCCCGAGGACCTGCAAGAGATCGTGCAGACCGCTTCGGAGAATTTCCGTGACCTGAATCGGGAAATCTCGGCCAAGTCTGAAACGGCTGACCGGGCGTACCTGGAAGAGCAGGGCGTCTCCATCTACGACCCCACCGCCGAGCAGAAACAGCAGTTTCGCGAGCTGACCCAAGGCCCGGCGTTGGAGTACATCAAGGAAAACGTCGACGCTGAAATCCTGTCTTGCTTCTTGGATGCCGCGGAAGCCGCCAACGCCAAATCCGGGTCGTAGGCACCATTCGACGGGCCGCCCCGACGGCGGCGCGGCCCGTCATCCAAAGCTAGGGAGGAGGGTCGATGGCCAAGGCATTGTTGGCGTTTTGCCGTGCGGTTACGTGGGTTCAGCTTTTGCTGCTTTTGACCATGTTGGGCGTCATGGCGAGCCTTGTTTTCACGCGTTACATGTTCGCCTATTCACCGCCCTGGTCCGAAGAGCTTACCCGGTTTGCGATGATCTGGCTGGTCATGCTGGGTGGCGCTGTCCTGGCCTTGTTCGACGATCATATCACCCTGTTCGTTTTCGTCGAAATGATGGGCCCGCGCGTCAGAGCCGTGCGAAACCTCGTTGTCCGTCTGATCATGATCACGACCAGCGGTGTCGTTGCGTACAAGGGCATCAAGTTTGCAGATGGCATGAGCGGTGTCGTCGCCTGGGGCCTGAACATCAACATGACCGTACCGGCATATTCGGTAACGGTCGGTTTTGGGCTGATCCTGATATTCAACCTGATCTTGCTGATCGACGACGTCGCCGTATTGTTCGGAAAACGGGCAGTACTGGTGCCGCGTCAGGATCAGGTGATGGACGGTTCGTTCCGTCCCCAAGATGATCTCTGATTTGAAGGAATCCCAATAGTGACCATCGGCATCGTCCTCATCGTTCTGTTCGGAATGATATTCATCGGGGTACCGATTTCCTTCGCCATGCTGGCGACGACCGGTCTGTACTTTCTCAGCAGTCCGACACCGTTCTTCATCGAGCTTTTGCCGGCCAAGATCTTCGAAGGGCTGGATAACATCATTCTGATCGCGATCCCTTTCTTCCTGCTGGCTGGCGAACTGATGAGCCGGTCCGGCATGGCCGACAGGTTGATGCATTTCTCCAACCTCGTGATCGGCCGTGTGCGGGGGGGATTTGCCTATGTGAATGTCATGGCAAGCCTGTTGTTTTCCGGCCTGACTGGCGTTGCCGTCGGCGATATTGCGGCACTTGGCAAGATCGAAGTGCTGGCAATGGAAAAAGCGGGATACCCGCGTCATTTCGCGGCGGCGGTGACGGTCGCATCCTCTCTGGTCGGGCCGATCATTCCGCCAAGCGGCGTGATCATTCTGTATTGCGCGATCATGAATGTCTCGGTCGGCGGGATGTTTCTGGCGGCTCTTGTTCCGGGGGTCATCCTGGCCCTGGCAGACATGCTGGTGATCGCGTTCCAGGCGAAGAAACGGGACTTTCCGCTATCTGATGTCGACCGGTCGCTTCCCGCTTTCGTCAAGGGTACGCGCGACGCGGCGCTGGCGCTCTTGATGCCCGTGTTTCTCATTGGCGGAATCGTCGGCGGTGTGACAACGCCGACCGAGGCGGCTGCGGCATCGGTGGTTTACGCCCTGATCGTATCAATCCTGATCTATCGGGCCCTTACGGTGAAGGAGGTCGGGAAGATCTTCATGAACACGACATTCGAGTCTGCCCGGCTGTTGTTCATGATCGCGGGTGCGCTGTCGATGACATGGATTTTCGCGCTTGAGGACCTGGCAGGGCAGGTGGCCTTCATCTTTGACTTCGCCAAGGAAACCCCCCTGCTGCTGATCCTTCTGATCAACTGCCTGTTCATCATTCTGGGCATGTTCATGGATGCCGCCCTGGCGCTGATCCTGTTCGGACCGATCGTGGCGCCGCTGGCCTACAGCGTCGGCGTCGACCCGCTGCAGCTGGGGATCATGCTGATCATCAATGTCACAGTGGGGCTTGCCACGCCGCCGATCGGGTACGTGCTCTTCGCGATGTGCAGTGTTGTCAGGCTGGACTTCCGCAAGCTTGTGACCGAGCTGATACCATTCCTGATGATCAAGGCCGTGCTTTTGATCATCATCGGTCTGGTGCCCGGATTGACAACCTGGGTACCCGGTCTGTTCGGGTTCTGATGGCAAAAGGGGCAGGCCACGCCCAAGGCATGGGGCGGCGGTCAGTGTTTCATGTCTTTGGTCGCAGCTGTCAGCCTGCGCCGTGAACGCGACAGATGGATGCGCATCGCTGCGGTCGCCATCACCGGATCGCCCGTGACGATTGCCTCGTAAATGGCGTTGTGTTCGCCCAGAACCCCGCTGATCCTGCCCTTGTTTCGGTCCCGCGCCATGTCGAGCGATACAGTCAACAGCCGCACGGTCTGCTCTTGGATCATGCGCAACGTATCTATGTAGAATATGTTGCCGGTCGCCGCTGTAATGGAATGGTGAAATGCCAGATCGCTTTCAGGGGTGATGAAATCGGACACGGCTTCGGTCGACAGCCGGTCGAAGGCCGATTTGATGGTGATGAGCTGCGCATCCGTCCGGCGCTGCGCCGCGAGGCCAGCGGCAAGGCCTTCGATCTCTATCCGGTACTCAAGACATTGCAACAGGACTTCGATGTCGCCGGGCTGGACAAAATCGGCCAGCCGCTGGGACGGGCGGCGCTTGATATAGGTGCCGCTGCCGCGTTTGCGTTCGAGGATACCGTCCGCCCCAAGCCGGGAAAGTGCAACCCGGACAATGGGCCGCGAGACGCCCAGCATGCGACAATAGTCATTCTCGGAGGGCAATTTGGCGCCAACCTCCAGCGGCCCGCTGACAATCTGTGACAGTATTTCGTCATAGACATGGTCGGCCAGCGGACTGTTGGAGCCGACGCCAGTCTGGCCCTTGCCCTTGTCGCTGTCACCCATGCCATATCTCCTCCGCACCCACCGCCATACTGGCAATTGATCCTGTAAGAGGCAATATTACAGGAATTCCCCAATATGAATCCTGAATTAGTCTCGTTTGGTCTGGCATGTGTCCCGATCGGAGGCCGGTGCGCTTTCCCCCTCACGCATGAAACTCACAGCGGCTACCGGTGGTGCGCTGCTGGCAAGCCGGGTTTCGAATTTGCGGAAGAGATGGACACTCTTCCCATCGCCTGGACGACGGAAACCGCCAGCTGGCGCCCCACGCAGCGGCTTTCTCCATCTCCACAGCCAATTCCTTTGATGGTGTTCGACCAGCCCATCGCCATGACAGGCGACCTTGAACTGGTACCGGGCCTGTTGGATGGAGTGGACGCTGGCGGTGCTCCGACAGGTCTGTGACCAGACATTCGTGATGTGCAAGGGCGAGACCGTGAAGCAGGGACTGGTCGAACAGGTATTTGCCAATCCACCGCGTCCCTGTACCCGCGAACTGGCTGCGGCAGCCGGGGAAACAACGGCCGATGTTGCAGGCGTTGGCTGAACCCGCCAGATCAGCTTGATGAAACCACCCCCTCAGGCGGTGTTGCCCCGCAGCCCCTGCAACAGGCTCATGCAGAGAAACACCAACGCGGCGACACAGACGATTGAAGGGCCCGCAGGCGTGTCGAGAACATAGGCCGCACGCAGCCCCGCCAACGTCGCCAGCGCCCCGATCACCGCCGCGGTCAGGGCCATCCGTTCAGGCGTGCGCGACAAGGGACGGGCGGCGGCGGCGGGAATGATCAGCATGGCCGCGATCAGCAGCACGCCCACAACCTTGATTGCCACGGCAACGGTAATCGCCAGTGCAAGTGTCAGGATCAGCTGTTCCCGTCTTGGATCGACACCGCTGGCATAGGCCAGATCCTCGCTCAGCGTCGCGGTCAGCAGGGCGGACCAGCGCCACGCGATCAGCCCGACCACCAGCAGCGCACCGGACCAGATCACCGCAAGGTCGCCGCGCGACACGGCAAGGATATCACCGAAAAGATAGGCCATCAGGTCGATCCGGATGCCCGACAGGAACGACACCGCCACCAGGCCGAAGGCCAGCGCGGAATGGGCCAGCACCCCCAGCAGCGTATCCATGGCATACCCGCGCCCCGACAGCAGCGTGACCGTCAGCGCCATGGCCAGCGCCACCGCAACGGCCCCGGCAAAGATCGAAATCTGAAGCGCCAGCGCCAGGGCAACCCCGAGGATCGCGGCATGGGCGGTGGCGTCGCCGAAATAGGCCATCCGGCGCCAGACGACGAAGCTGCCCAGGGGGGCGGTGGCGCAGGCCACGCCGACGCCGGCCAGCGCCGCGCGTGTCATGAAATCATCCAGCACTATTCCGCTGCCTCTGTCTTGTCGTGATGGTGGTCGTGCGCGTGGTCATGTTCGTGCCGGTACAGCGCGAGCGCGCCGCCGGTGCCGGTCCCGAAAAGCGCGCGGTACTCCGGGGCGGCAGAGACGATGTCGGGCGTGCCTTCGCAACAGACATGACCATTCAGGCAGATCACCCTGTCGGAGGCGCTCATCACCACATGCAGCTCGTGGCTGATCATCAGCACGGCGCAGCCGGTCTGGCGGCGCACCTCTTCGATCTGCAGATAGAACGCGGCCGAGCCTGGCTGGTCCAGGCCCTGGGTCGCCTCGTCCAGCAGCAACAGGTCAGGCTGGTTGATCAGGGCGCGGGCCAGCAGGACACGCTGCAGCTGTCCGCCCGAAAGCGCGGACATCTGCCGCTGCGACAGGTCGGTGACACCCGCCCTGTCCAGGGCCGCTGCCGCGTCAGCCCGGGAGGTGCCGCCGGGCAACCGCAAGAAGCGGTCCACGGTCATTGGCAGGGTCCGGTCGATGTGCAGTCTCTGAGGCACGTAGCCGATGCGCAGACCGGGGCGGGTGGTGATGCGCCCCGCAGTGGGCCGCGCCGCGCCGATCAGACTGCGCAACAGGGTCGTCTTGCCCGACCCGTTGGGGCCGACGACTGTCACGATCTCGCCCGGTTCGATGGTCAGCGAAACATTATGCAGGACGGTGTGCGCACCGTAGGCGACGCTCACTTTCTCGACGGTGACTAGGCTCATGCGTCGGTCTTTTCCGCACAGTCCGGGCAGAGGCCAAGCGCCTCGACCATGGTGCGTTCGATGCGGAAACCAGCGGCGCGGGCGGCCTCGCCCAGGGCACCGCGGGCGGGGGTGGTGTGGGTCTCGGCCACCGAATCGCAAGCGCGGCAGATCATGAAAACGGGTGAATGGCTGTCGCCGGGGTGGGTGCAGGCGATAAACGCGTTGAGCCGCTCGATCTTGTGCGCAAACCCGTTTGCCACGAGGAAATCCAGCGCGCGATAGGCCACCGGCGGTTGCGATCCGAAGCCCGCGTCGCGCAGCCGGTCCAGCATTTCGTAGGCGCCGACGGCGCGGTGTTCCTGCAACAGCACCTCAAGCGCCTTGCGCCGCACCGGGGTCAGGCGCAGGCCTTCGTGACGCGACCGGGTTTCCGCCTCCGCCAAGGCAGTGCTGATGCAGCGGGCATGATCGTGCCGCTCGAAGCCCAGGGGGTGAACAACGTCTGCGGGGCGATTTTCACGACTTGTCATATTATAACATTCCCTGTAGGGGTGCGAATGTAATAAAATCACGCGGAGCCGCCGATGTCCAGAAACCTCATTTCATTTTCCGCCGCCGCCCTGTTTGGCGGCACCGCCGCTCTGGCCGAGGTGCCGCGCGTCGCCGTCGATATCGCACCGGTGCATTCGTTGGTGGCACGGGTGATGGCGGGGGTTGGCACGCCCGACCTGATCGTGCCGCCAGAGGCCAGCCCGCATGAATACAGCCTCAGACCGTCGCAGGCCACGGCCCTGCAGGAGGCGGGCGTGGTCTTCTGGGTCACACCGGACCTGACGCCCTGGCTGGACGGCGCGCTGGACACACTGGCGGGCGAGGCGACTGTGGTGGAACTGTTGGGCACCGCAGGCACGCTGGAGTTGCCGCTGCGCCAGGACGCGCTGTTTGAGGCGCATCACCATGACCACGGCGGACATGAAGAGGCGGCTCACGAGGACCACGAGGACCACGAGGATCACGATCATGCAGAGGATGGTCACGAGGGTCACGACCACGAAGATCATGCGGACGAGGACAACCACGCAGCAGGCCATGACCACGCGGGCGAACATGATCCCCACGCCTGGCTTTCACCGCAGAACGGCGCCGTCTGGCTGGACAGGATAGCCGCGACCCTGTCAGAAGCCGACCCGGCCAACGCAGCGGCCTATCGCGCCAACGCGGCGGCGGGGCAGCAAGAGCTTGCCAGCCTGACGCAGGAGATCCAGACGATTCTCGATCCAGTCCGCGACGGCAATTTCATCGTCTTCCACGACGCCTACCAATATTTCGAAGCCGCTTTCGATGTGCCCGCCTCGGGCACGGTGTCGCTGTCTGACGCGTCGGACCCAAGCCCGGCGAGGATCGCTGAGGTTCAGGCGCGGGTGACAGAACAGAACATCACCTGTGTCCTGTCCGAACCGCAGTTCAACCCCGGCGTCGTCGCTAGCGTCATGGAAGGATCGGCGGCCAGGACCGGCGTGCTGGACCCGCTGGGATCGGACCTCGAGCCGGGGCCGATGCTGTACCCCGACCTGCTGCGCAACCTCGCACGCGCACTGGCCGACTGCCTCTGAGACAGACAGCCGCCCTGACAACGCGATAATCACCGCGTTCAGGCGCATGTTTTCAATTCGTTGAAAATTCTGCCCCCCGGTCTGGAAACCCTCAGACCGGGGCGGTTCGCGTTTTGCGTGTGACGCGTCGGGCCACGCGGCCCAACGCGCCGCCAGTCCACTTCTTTTTCTTTCTTATCCGATCCTTACGATACCCTCGGCACCATCCTGAGGGCATGCCAGCAGAATCCTGATTGACGTACCTCAGAAATTGCTGAATCCTTGTGCGCAGGGAGGATGCCGAAATGAACGGACCGACGGTTCGCGATGTGGCGCAGGCGGCGCAGGTCAGCCTTGCGACCGTCGACCGGGTTCTCAACAACCGGGGCGGCGTTTCGGCCAAGGTGGTGGACCGGGTCAAAGCCGCGGTCGCGCAGACCGGCTATGTCCGCAACCTTGCCGCTGCAAACCTGTCGCGGCGCCGCGTCTATCGTTTCTGCTTTCTCGTCCCCTCAGGTGACACCGGGTTCGTCGCCCTGCTGCATGCGGCGCTGGCGCAAGAGCAAAAGCGCCTGATGAAGAAACAGATACTGCTTCAGATCGTCCCGACAAAGGCGTTCGACGTAGAAGATCAGGTCGCCGCGTTGCGCAACCTCGATTGCGATGCCGTCGCGGTGATGGCCAGCGAAGCCCCCGAAATCAATGAGGAAATCGCCGCGCTGCATGCGTCGGGCGTGCGTGTGCTGAGCCTTGTGGCGGACCTGCCCGGGTCCCGGCGGGATACCTACGTAGGCCCCGACAACGTCATGGCGGGCCGTACGGCAGCAGAATTCATGGGTCGGTTCACCGGGAACCGGGGCACGGTCCTGATGATCGCGGGATCGCTGGCCGCCCGGGACCACAGCGAACGTCTTCTGGGGTTCAGGATGGTCATGCAGGAACGCTACGGCGGCTGCACGCTGCTGCCCGCGGGGCAGGGGGGCGACGATGCCGACCGGGTGGAGCGTATCGTGCTGGACGCCGCCAGGGAACAGCCGCTGGTCGGTGTCTATGCCATCGGGGCGGGCAACCGGGGGCTGATACGCGCCATCAAGACGCTGGACCCCAAACCGGTGACGATCGTGCATGAATTGACCCCGACTTCGCGCGAGGCGCTGCGCAACGGCACCTTCGACCTGGTGATCGACCAGAACATTCGCGCGGGCGTGGTCGCCGCCGTCAAGATCATGCGCGACCTGACCGAAAACGCCACACCCCCTGCCG
This genomic interval from Sulfitobacter sp. THAF37 contains the following:
- a CDS encoding LacI family DNA-binding transcriptional regulator, with amino-acid sequence MNGPTVRDVAQAAQVSLATVDRVLNNRGGVSAKVVDRVKAAVAQTGYVRNLAAANLSRRRVYRFCFLVPSGDTGFVALLHAALAQEQKRLMKKQILLQIVPTKAFDVEDQVAALRNLDCDAVAVMASEAPEINEEIAALHASGVRVLSLVADLPGSRRDTYVGPDNVMAGRTAAEFMGRFTGNRGTVLMIAGSLAARDHSERLLGFRMVMQERYGGCTLLPAGQGGDDADRVERIVLDAAREQPLVGVYAIGAGNRGLIRAIKTLDPKPVTIVHELTPTSREALRNGTFDLVIDQNIRAGVVAAVKIMRDLTENATPPADAGKIKLNIYSRENIQ